The Pochonia chlamydosporia 170 chromosome 1, whole genome shotgun sequence genome window below encodes:
- a CDS encoding extracellular matrix protein precursor (similar to Metarhizium acridum CQMa 102 XP_007809333.1), producing MQYTLVLSALAALVAAADRPSFLNDKFQITEGENFTFKFNNCQGGCTIVLKTGSSGNLKDVKTITTGATGESFTWTPSGLPSGTYAFYIKNNGNGLDNYSKQFTYSGTGATASTTDASSTASETASSTEASSTTASSTASSTTDSSTTLSKTTSAASTTSAPSSTTSQSSTSTRSTTAASTTVPNGGARATPMAFVAGAVAALAYLG from the exons ATGCAGTACACTCTTGTCCTCTCGGCTCTTGCCGCCCTTGTCGCTGCCGCCGACCGCCCTTCGTTCCTCAACGACAAGTTCCAGATCACCGAAGGCGAGAACTTCAccttcaagttcaacaactGCCAGGGCGGATGCACCATCGTTCTCAAGACAGGTAGCTCCGGTAATCTGAAGGATGTCAAGACCATTACCA CCGGCGCTACTGGCGAATCCTTCACCTGGACACCATCTGGTCTTCCCTCGGGCACCTATGCCTTTTATATTAAGAACAATGGCAACGGTCTTGACAACTACTCCAAGCAATTCACCTACAGCGGTACTGGCGCGACCGCCAGCACTACTGATGCTAGCAGCACCGCTTCGGAGACTGCTTCCTCCACCGAggcttcttccaccaccgccagcagCACTGCTAGCAGCACCACCGACAGCAGCACTACCTTGAGCAAGACCACCAGTGCTGCTTCTACCACCAGTGCTCCCTCCAGCACTACTT CCCAGTCGTCCACTTCCACCAGGTCCACCACCGCAGCTTCCACCACTGTTCCCAACGGTGGTGCCCGCGCTACTCCCATGGCTTTCGTCGCCGGTGCCGTCGCTGCCCTTGCTTACCTCGGATAA
- a CDS encoding UTP--glucose-1-phosphate uridylyltransferase (similar to Aspergillus terreus NIH2624 XP_001209178.1) translates to MAGVVKSALPSHLKPAGQNSGDDNGFEKRHHGKTRSHMAFENTSTNVAAAQMRNALTNLAETVEDPNDKKLFETEMDNFFSLFRRYLNDKAKGNAVDWDRIAPPAQGQVVDYEDLANSESVNFLNKLAVLKLNGGLGTSMGCVGPKSVIEVRDGMSFLDLSVRQIEFLNRTYDVNVPFLLMNSFNTNDDTAAIIKKYEGHNVDILTFNQSRYPRIYKDSLLPVPKDFKSPISEWYPPGHGDVFESLYNSGVLDKLLERGIEIIFLSNVDNLGAVVDLRILQHMVETKAEYIMELTNKTKADVKGGTIIDYEGSVRLLEIAQVPKEHVNEFKSIKKFKYFNTNNIWLNLNAIKRVVENDELEMEIIPNGKTIPGDKKGESDISILQLETAVGAAIRHFNNAHGVNVPRRRFLPVKTCSDLMLVKSDLYTLKHGQLQMSAARFGDAPLIKLGGDFKKVSDFQKHIPSIPKVLELDHLTITGAVNLGRGVTLKGTVIIVATEGSTIDIPPGSILENVVVQGSLRLLEH, encoded by the exons ATGGCTGGCGTCGTAAAGAGCGCTCTCCCCTCGCACCTGAAGCCTGCCGGCCAGAACAGCGGCGACGACAACGGCTTTGAGAAGCGTCATCATGGCAAGACTCGTAGCCACATG GCTTTCGAAAACACCTCTACCAATGTCGCGGCAGCTCAGATGCGCAATGCCCTCACCAACCTCGCCGAGACTGTCGAGGACCCTAATGACAAGAAG CTGTTTGAGACCGAGATGGACAACTTCTTCTCGCTATTCCGTCGCTATCTAAACGACAAAGCTAAAGGCAATGCCGT CGACTGGGACCGTATTGCTCCCCCAGCACAGGGTCAGGTTGTCGACTATGAAGACCTTGCCAACTCAGAATCTGtcaacttcctcaacaagcttgcAGTGCTGAAACTCAATGGTGGTTTGGGTACCTCCATGGGTTGCGTCGGCCCCAAGTCTGTGATTGAGGTCCGTGACGGCATGTCTTTCCTCGATCTTTCAGTGCGACAAATTGAGTTCCTTAACCGCACCTACGACGTCAATGTTCCCTTCCTCCTCATGAACTcgttcaacaccaacgatgATACTGCTGCCATTATCAAGAAATACGAAGGCCACAATGTCGATATCCTCACCTTCAACCAGTCCCGATACCCCCGAATTTACAAGGACTCGCTCCTGCCAGTCCCCAAGGACTTCAAGTCTCCCATCTCCGAGTGGTACCCTCCCGGACACGGTGACGTCTTCGAGTCTCTGTATAACTCTGGTGTCCTTGACAAGCTATTGGAGCGTGGCATTGAGatcatcttcctctctaATGTTGACAATCTGGGCGCCGTCGTTGATCTGCGCATTCTTCAGCACATGGTTGAGACCAAGGCCGAGTACATTATGGAGTtgaccaacaagaccaaagcAGACGTCAAAGGTGGTACCATTATTGACTACGAAGGCTCTGTTCGCCTGCTCGAAATTGCGCAGGTTCCCAAAGAGCACGTCAACGAGTTCAAGTCTATCAAGAAGTTCAAGTacttcaacaccaacaacatctgGCTCAACCTCAACGCTATCAAGCGCGTAGTTGAGAATGATGaattggagatggagattaTCCCCAATGGCAAGACAATCCCCGGAGACAAGAAGGGAGAGTCTGATATTTCCATTCTGCAACTCGAGActgctgttggtgctgcCATCAGACACTTCAACAACGCTCACGGTGTCAATGTTCCCCGCAGACGCTTCTTGCCAGTCAAGACCTGCTCCGACCTCATGCTGGTCAAATCCGACCTGTACACCCTCAAGCACGGCCAGCTGCAGATGAGTGCTGCTCGATTCGGCGACGCTCCTCTCATCAAGCTTGGAGGTGACTTCAAGAAGGTTTCTGATTTCCAGAAGCACATTCCTTCCATCCCCAAGGTCCTCGAGCTCGACCATCTTACCATTACTGGCGCCGTCAACCTGGGTCGCGGTGTCACCCTTAAGGGAACTGTCATTATTGTCGCCACCGAGGGCAGCACTATCGACATCCCTCCTGGTTCCATCCTCGAAAACGTCGTTGTTCAGGGTAGCTTGCGTCTGCTGGAGCACTAA
- a CDS encoding dihydropteroate synthase (similar to Metarhizium acridum CQMa 102 XP_007809336.1) yields the protein MPTPIKTTHALLLASGDPPATVHIKNIQSTITGPSDAWGRTNRPQPISISVTVRMLKSFGSTSTADALASDTVHYGLLTKAVLSTLTRLDAHDQILTLPDVLENIWIDLTGLDTFGSPVDDDKGPPFLQLQFIKSLDVSVRLPKATLQGDGVSLTGTAVFSNGAMTMRGMRLRIHDLRIPILIGLNPNERCAKQTVVTNVEVERFDEVLDSYCLLEDVVVKAMTNSSFETIEALLADLALQITTHLAKKHQEPLDGEGWLLKIAVEKPIAVVFADAPCVELRINTNDVILTKEVA from the exons atgccCACACCCATCAAAACCACGcacgccctcctcctcgcatCCGGCGACCCCCCCGCAACAGTACACATCAAAAACATCCAATCCACCATCACCGGCCCCAGCGACGCATGGGGCCGAACAAACCGCCCCCAacccatctccatctccgtcACCGTCCGCATGCTCAAGTCCTTCGGCTCGACCTCCACCGCCGACGCCCTCGCCTCCGACACGGTGCACTACGGGCTCCTCACGAAAGCCGTCCTCTCAACACTCACACGCCTCGACGCCCACGACCAAATCCTCACACTGCCGGACGTCCTGGAGAACATATGGATCGACCTCACCGGCCTGGACACGTTCGGATCTCCCGTAGACGACGACAAGGGCCCGCCGTTTCTGCAGCTCCAGTTCATAAAGAGTCTGGACGTGTCTGTTCGATTACCAAAGGCTACGCTGCAGGGCGACGGGGTGAGTCTGACGGGCACAGCGGTGTTTAGCAATGGGGCGATGACGATGCGTGGcatgaggttgaggattCATGACTTGCGGATCCCGATTCTCATTGGGCTGAATCCTAATGAGAGGTGTGCGAAGCAGACGGTTGTGACGAATGTTGAGGTGGAGAGGTTTGATGAGGTGCTTGATAGTTATTGTCTCCtggaggatgtggttgtCAAG GCAATGACAAACTCGTCGTTTGAGACAATCGAGGCGTTGCTGGCGGATTTGGCTTTGCAAATCACGACGCACTTGGCAAAGAAGCATCAGGAGCCTCTGGATGGGGAGGGGTGGCTGCTCAAGATTGCGGTTGAGAAGCCTATTGCTGTTGTGTTTGCGGATGCGCCGTGCGTGGAGTTGAGAATAAACACGAATGATGTGATTCTCACTAAGGAGGTTGCGTAG
- a CDS encoding oxidoreductase (similar to Metarhizium acridum CQMa 102 XP_007809337.1): MALQRISFIGIGNMGRALGQTLHKAGHPITIWNRTRDREQVNQLVELGAEFEHDAEAAIARSEGVIIICVLDYDTIYKALDNVSSFEGKTIVNLTNGSPQQATAAEQWFKQRQAKRYFDGAVMATPDLVGTPHSLLVYSGESEEVFTDVKSLLAPLGAAHYESPDSGSASRLDLAALATMYGMFSGAFIGMALLKRQKNLSGNREETKVTPGVSKVMIPFVSAIVPYMELLAKSMDEQTWNDSLGNPLGMQGTALQGILQACKEEGVDGSALESLSKNLQRAVKEQGGDGGIAIAGSYLLQ, from the coding sequence ATGGCTCTCCAGCGCATCTCCTTTATTGGCATCGGCAACATGGGCCGGGCACTAGGCCAAACACTACACAAGGCCGGGCATCCCATCACGATCTGGAATCGAACAAGGGATCGCGAGCAGGTGAACCAGCTGGTCGAGCTCGGGGCCGAGTTTGAGCACGACGCGGAAGCGGCGATTGCCCGAAGTGAAGGTGTTATCATCATCTGCGTGCTCGACTACGACACCATATACAAGGCCCTCGACAATGTTTCCTCGTTTGAGGGAAAGACGATTGTCAATCTCACCAACGGGTCGCCCCAGCAAGCGACGGCGGCAGAGCAGTGGTTCAAGCAACGTCAAGCAAAGCGATACTTTGACGGAGCCGTCATGGCAACTCCGGACCTTGTCGGCACGCCACACTCTCTGCTTGTCTACAGCGGCGAAAGCGAAGAGGTCTTCACCgacgtcaagtctctccTCGCGCCGCTAGGTGCTGCGCACTACGAGTCCCCTGACTCGGGCTCAGCGTCCAGGCTGGACCTCGCCGCGCTGGCCACCATGTACGGCATGTTCTCTGGTGCGTTCATCGGCATGGCCCTCCTCAAGAGACAGAAGAACCTCTCAGGAAACAGAGAAGAAACCAAAGTCACGCCAGGAGTGTCCAAGGTGATGATTCCATTTGTATCAGCCATCGTGCCTTACATGGAACTCCTGGCCAAGTCGATGGACGAACAGACTTGGAACGATAGTCTCGGAAACCCTCTTGGCATGCAGGGCACGGCACTTCAAGGCATTCTGCAAGCCtgcaaggaagaaggcgtGGACGGTAGCGCGTTGGAAAGCTTGTCCAAGAACCTGCAAAGAGCTGTCAAGGAACAGGGCGGAGATGGTGGAATTGCCATTGCCGGATCGTACTTGCTCCAGTAG
- a CDS encoding G-protein coupled receptor (similar to Trichoderma reesei QM6a XP_006961148.1): MVNLTGVNLCPPPFIDSNLYLHSQGYVDGRLCQRIAEDLKCCLPCPMTDWIYPDSFDTMTVVANWIAAVSTICCVYLLASWAALPVDKTNRHYLSVCFTFGVLLMNLGFVVPLAAQPDQCYDKITPHSMSSSKVCGASGSLLILGGWCGVMWAFLRSLSLHLQICWQVLVGRSFMIFAQAAGWGVPLLGITLALVFSGVSFRFGQTCHINHKNSLADLWIPLLIFAGATVILTFATFGYCVKVYLASLYDNSASTEGSSLPAYTNSVRTVSPRQAYRRVKRVIALQWRGIAIVLIIIADVIFFSVIFVFQDNVVQSVTNDPRVAQDWVTCLIGAGGDKNKCLNYAGSIVVNEATVTAVLLLLGLNGIWLLFLLGRISMFTAWYDLFKSFLPGSRRQKEFVSVDARYEAKKDARNSRSYEMLSRDSSAVVTPLSPVKSPPPGRRTPDYFGQTARYHAPARSFSSPRPPQTASWDPQQTFAQPERPEYHQDMNPLGMNRI; encoded by the exons ATGGTTAATTTAACGGGAGTCAACCTCTGCCCCCCGCCATTTATCGACTCGAATCTTTACCTACACAGTCAAGGAT ACGTCGATGGCCGGTTATGTCAAAGGATTGCAGAAGACTTAAAATGTTGCCTTCCATGCCCTATGACCGACTGGATATACCCAGATAGCTTCGATACCATGACGGTGGTGGCCAACTGGATAGCAGCAGTGAGCACGATATGCTGCGTGTATCTCCTTGCGTCTTGGGCAGCCCTTCCtgtggacaagacaaacaGACATTATTTGAGTGTCTGCTTCACTTTTGGCGTCCTACTAATGAAT CTTGGATTCGTGGTCCCTCTGGCTGCTCAACCGGATCAGTGCTACGATAAGATCACTCCACATAGCATGTCAAGTAGCAAGGTGTGCGGTGCGTctggcagccttctcatTCTAGGAGGTTGGTGTGGCGTCATGTGGGCATTCTTGCGATCACTGTCGCTGCATCTCCAAATTTGTTGGCAGGTTCTGGTGGGACGAAGCTTCATGATCTTTGCCCAGGCTGCCGGTTGGGGTGTTCCCTTACTCGGCATCACCTTGGCTCTCGTCTTTAGTGGTGTCTCTTTTCGATTCGGTCAAACGTGTCACATCAACCACAAGAACAGTCTCGCGGATTTGTGGATTCCTCTCCTCATATTCGCGGGGGCAACCGTGATCCTTACCTTTGCGACATTTGGTTACTGCGTCAAAGTCTACCTGGCCTCCTTATACGACAACTCTGCCTCGACTGAGGGATCAAGTCTCCCTGCGTACACCAATAGCGTCAGAACAGTGTCCCCTCGCCAAGCTTACCGTCGTGTGAAACGTGTTATCGCTTTGCAGTGGCGCGGTATTGCCATTGTCTTGATCATCATTGCTGATGTCATATTCTTTTCGGTCATCTTCGTGTTCCAAGACAACGTCGTGCAATCAGTGACCAATGACCCTCGCGTGGCTCAAGATTGGGTAACGTGCTTGATTGGCGCTGGGGGTGACAAGAACAAGTGTCTCAACTATGCGGGTTCCATTGTGGTCAACGAAGCCACTGTAACGGCTGTGTTACTTTTACTAGGG TTGAACGGTATTTGGCTCTTATTCTTATTGGGCCGCATCTCCATGTTCACGGCCTGGTACGATTTGTTCAAATCATTCCTACCAGGCAGTCGCCGACAGAAAGAGTTTGTATCTGTGGATGCTCGTTATGAGGCTAAGAAAGATGCACGCAATTCACGTTCGTACGAAATGCTCTCCAGGGATTCTAGCGCTGTGGTAACACCACTTTCTCCAGTGAAATCGCCGCCACCGGGGCGACGAACCCCCGACTACTTTGGGCAGACGGCACGATATCACGCTCCTGCGAGATCGTTCTCGAGCCCGCGACCGCCGCAGACAGCTTCCTGGGACCCCCAGCAAACCTTTGCGCAACCCGAGCGCCCAGAATATCATCAGGATATGAACCCGCTAGGCATGAACAGAATTTAA
- a CDS encoding glycoside hydrolase family 5 protein (similar to Thielavia terrestris NRRL 8126 XP_003656398.1): MGGAIRLPGPFAGEGSWAGNRHSGEESIERLRESELPLFSLPITRAAARGEGQVGEGVDDAVVWMKAKRKLRSTWATWSTLRRFMLRRRRILALLVVLLLAGFFAGYLYNTETAINAIWIPDKDSISFGKKPLPPPLERTQITNYTLPLRTKGRNIVDVEGRRFKLASINWYGASDELFVPGGLDIQHRKVIAQTIKKLGFNSVRLPYADELVTKNPVLDAKLVKANPDLAGLRALDVLEAVTTTLTEEGIAVIVNNHITRATWCCGANPCDAAWANDYLLGICKVTQTEDDWIRNWETVMARFTNNSLVIGADLRNEVRGLWGTMPWSKWARAAERCGNRLLALNPNWLIVVEGTESSNDLRGVRGRPVKLDVANRLVYSAHVYAWSGWGSFGGRFSKRSYGSFRESMREHWGYLLEGDSAPVWVGEVGAPRVPASVGDVRYWRNLWRYLGEVDADFGYWALNPRKAAGNVSESYAVVGDDWVTAVLDYRMMSMVEAMRR, translated from the coding sequence ATGGGCGGGGCGATCAGGCTACCTGGGCCGTTTGCCGGCGAGGGCTCTTGGGCGGGAAATCGTCACTCGGGGGAGGAATCTATCGAGAGGTTGAGGGAATCAGAGCTGCCGTTGTTCTCGCTCCCCATAACAAGAGCGGCGGCAAGGGGAGAAGGACAAGTTGGTGAAGGGGTTGACGACGCAGTTGTGTGGATGAAAGCGAAGCGAAAACTCAGGAGTACATGGGCGACATGGTCAACACTACGTCGATTTATGTTGCGAAGAAGGCGGATTTTGGCGTTGCTTGTTGTATTACTGCTCGCAGGCTTCTTTGCAGGATACTTGTACAACACGGAGACGGCCATCAATGCGATCTGGATCCCAGACAAGGACTCAATATCATTTGGTAAGAAgccgttgccgccgccgctggaACGGACACAAATTACAAACTACACACTGCCGCTTCGCACCAAGGGTCGAAATATCGTCGATGTAGAGGGGAGGCGATTCAAACTGGCTTCGATAAACTGGTACGGCGCAAGCGACGAGTTATTCGTCCCGGGAGGGCTTGACATACAGCACCGCAAAGTTATTGCGCAGACCATCAAGAAACTGGGCTTCAATAGCGTACGACTGCCCTATGCAGATGAGTTGGTGACCAAGAATCCCGTCCTCGACGCCAAGCTGGTCAAGGCGAATCCAGACCTCGCAGGACTACGGGCACTGGACGTCCTGGAAGCTGTTACAACGACACTTACAGAAGAAGGGATCGCCGTTATTGTGAACAATCACATCACGAGGGCGACATGGTGCTGTGGCGCGAACCCATGCGACGCGGCCTGGGCAAACGACTACCTCCTGGGAATATGTAAAGTCACACAGACAGAAGACGACTGGATACGAAACTGGGAAACAGTCATGGCAAGATTCACCAACAACTCGCTCGTCATTGGCGCCGACCTGCGCAACGAAGTCCGCGGCCTCTGGGGCACGATGCCATGGTCCAAGTGGGCGAGGGCAGCTGAACGCTGTGGAAACCGCCTCCTGGCCCTGAACCCGAACTGGCTGATCGTCGTCGAGGGGACAGAGTCGTCCAACGACCTGCGCGGCGTGCGAGGCCGGCCCGTGAAGCTCGACGTCGCGAACCGGCTGGTGTACTCGGCGCATGTGTAcgcctggtctggctgggGCAGTTTCGGGGGCCGCTTCTCCAAGAGGAGCTACGGGTCGTTTAGGGAGAGCATGCGCGAGCACTGGGGGTATTTGCTGGAAGGGGACTCGGCGCCCGTCTGGGTTGGCGAGGTTGGCGCGCCGAGGGTGCCGGCGAGTGTGGGCGATGTGAGGTATTGGAGGAACTTGTGGCGGTATCTGGGGGAGGTGGATGCGGATTTTGGGTATTGGGCTTTGAATCCGAGGAAGGCGGCGGGGAATGTGAGTGAGAGTTATGCGGTGGTTGGGGATGATTGGGTGACGGCGGTGTTGGATTATAGGA